In Micromonospora cremea, the genomic window CCCGGCGCACGCTAGCAGCGTCCGGGGTCGCGCTCAAGCGCCGCTGATCATGGGACAGCCGTACGTGGCCGGAGTGGCGCCCTGTCCATGTCGTTGACCAGGTCGGATCTGGTCAGGGCCAACTGCCGGACCGCGAGAATGGCCGCACGGACGATCAGCACGGGTGTGTAGAGATCTTTGTCATGCCACAATGGAGGATGGTCGTGGTCATCGTCTGTCTCGGTCAGGTGACGCAACCCGCGACCGATCGCCTCTCGTACGCCCGGCCCGGCTGGTCGATGGACCCCCAGCAGGACGTGCAGGGCGTACGCGGTCTCCTCCACGGTGCCGGTCCAGCGTCCCCACGTCCCGTCCGTCCGTTGGGTGGCGACCACCCAGTCAACGGCGCGGTCCACCGCCGATCCGGCGATCCCGGCCGGGGCGTACCGGTCGAGGGCTGCCACGACGCACGAGGTGGCGTAGTAGGGCGAAGCGTGCCAGCGGTCCACCCAGGAGCCGTCGGGCTGCTGCTCGTCGCCCAGCCACCCGGCCAGCGCCGCCGCACGGCCGCCGTAGCGGCTCGCGGCCGCCGACGTGTGACGGGCGTGCCAGCCGAGCGCCTCCAGCACGTGCGCGTTCGTGGTGACCGACCGCCCGTCCTCCCCCCGCCAGGTGCAGAAGTGGCTGCCGAGGTCGAAGTGGAGCAGGCTCGCCGGATCCACCGGGTGACCGAGGCGGGCGAGAGCGTAGAGAGCGACCGAGGTGGTGTCCGCGTCGGCCGGTAGTCCTGGCCCGGTCGGCGTGCCCTGCGGCCCGAGCGCGGCGGTCAACTCGGCGATGAGCTTCGGCACGGGCCGGATCGGCACCCCCGCTCGGGCCAGGCTGCTCAGCGCCCAGGCCCGCTCGAACACCGTGATCGGCGTACAGCAGGGCACCGGTCCGTCGAGGAGGCCGACAGCCGCCCTCAGGTAGGCCAGCGCCTCCGGGTCCGTGCCGGGGGTCGCCGGGTCGCCGATCCAGGCGGCGGTGGCCGCCGGCGAGGCACCCACGGCCCCGGCGATCGGGGACACGCCGTCGTGCCGACGCGCGACCGGTCCGAGCACCTCGAAGGCGTGCAGCAGCTTCTGCGGCACCGGACGTCCGGCGCCCACCAGCGCGTGTACCGCGTCGAGCCGCCGTCGGTCCACG contains:
- a CDS encoding prenyltransferase/squalene oxidase repeat-containing protein, whose protein sequence is MTTSPAAADAGNESDMAASARELLAAMVLEPAGRVTPSVYETGRVVADAPWLTGHDRRLRYLLDEQRSDGGWGGAGGYAVVPTVSAVEALLGTLRGTQGSSRPELAAAASRGLGVLADWLGRGTPLPDTPASDLIVAALVQRINDHLTFFAARPGRGIVDGVRALPGVDRRRLDAVHALVGAGRPVPQKLLHAFEVLGPVARRHDGVSPIAGAVGASPAATAAWIGDPATPGTDPEALAYLRAAVGLLDGPVPCCTPITVFERAWALSSLARAGVPIRPVPKLIAELTAALGPQGTPTGPGLPADADTTSVALYALARLGHPVDPASLLHFDLGSHFCTWRGEDGRSVTTNAHVLEALGWHARHTSAAASRYGGRAAALAGWLGDEQQPDGSWVDRWHASPYYATSCVVAALDRYAPAGIAGSAVDRAVDWVVATQRTDGTWGRWTGTVEETAYALHVLLGVHRPAGPGVREAIGRGLRHLTETDDDHDHPPLWHDKDLYTPVLIVRAAILAVRQLALTRSDLVNDMDRAPLRPRTAVP